From the genome of Streptococcus lutetiensis, one region includes:
- a CDS encoding GNAT family N-acetyltransferase, giving the protein MRIKQTRNTLSNTYLDAMKIRQIVFVKGQGVPLSLEIDENEAYCLHFVLYNDLGNAVATCRILPNQDHSKATLQRMAVLPDQQGKHLGKHLLEEVITFCKQQGFKEMILHAQLTAKGFYDKLGFIPFGEEFEEAGIQHISMMKTL; this is encoded by the coding sequence ATGAGAATCAAACAAACCAGAAATACACTTTCAAACACCTATTTAGATGCCATGAAAATCCGTCAAATCGTTTTTGTAAAAGGCCAAGGCGTTCCTTTATCTCTTGAAATCGATGAAAACGAAGCTTATTGCCTGCATTTTGTTCTTTATAATGACTTAGGAAATGCTGTCGCTACCTGCCGTATTTTGCCAAATCAAGACCACAGCAAAGCCACCTTGCAGCGCATGGCTGTTCTTCCTGACCAACAAGGAAAGCATTTGGGAAAACACCTTCTAGAAGAAGTCATCACTTTTTGTAAACAACAAGGATTTAAAGAAATGATTCTTCATGCGCAGTTAACAGCAAAAGGCTTTTACGATAAACTTGGCTTTATTCCTTTTGGTGAAGAATTTGAGGAAGCAGGCATCCAACATATCAGTATGATGAAAACTTTATAA
- a CDS encoding DUF1269 domain-containing protein codes for MADVLTVVFNIESEAYQAFSELKAFKQDNHTQIAQIALVKNENGKITIKDSVDFDDTSREYATIGGIVGGLIGILSGPIGVILGYGIGSLAGAASGSMTDATDNSLIEEVTTKLLDGDVAVIALVHEEDENILNHVFAPYKTNIMRWDAVALAREVELAGQVQDELYDKVQEDMNERRVNHLKEQGNDIAEAIKAKFRRLRGKE; via the coding sequence ATGGCAGATGTACTTACTGTTGTTTTCAATATTGAAAGTGAAGCTTATCAAGCATTTTCAGAATTAAAAGCTTTCAAGCAAGACAACCACACCCAAATCGCACAAATTGCCTTGGTCAAGAATGAAAATGGTAAAATCACTATCAAAGATTCTGTTGATTTCGATGACACCAGCCGTGAATATGCAACGATTGGTGGCATTGTTGGTGGTTTGATTGGTATCTTGAGTGGACCAATTGGTGTTATTCTCGGCTATGGTATCGGAAGTCTTGCTGGTGCTGCAAGTGGTAGTATGACAGACGCTACTGACAATAGCTTGATTGAAGAAGTGACAACTAAGTTACTTGATGGCGATGTTGCTGTTATTGCTTTGGTGCATGAAGAGGACGAAAATATATTGAACCATGTCTTTGCTCCTTATAAGACTAATATTATGCGTTGGGATGCTGTTGCCCTTGCTCGTGAAGTTGAACTTGCAGGTCAAGTTCAAGATGAACTTTATGATAAGGTTCAAGAAGACATGAATGAACGTCGTGTCAATCATTTAAAAGAGCAGGGAAATGATATTGCAGAAGCCATTAAGGCTAAATTCCGTCGCTTAAGAGGAAAAGAATAG